A genome region from Perca fluviatilis chromosome 20, GENO_Pfluv_1.0, whole genome shotgun sequence includes the following:
- the LOC120549412 gene encoding nesprin-2-like produces the protein MLTYFDSSNTPSATAQQPINTLTCLLLQEEEEDDDDADATVGQTATGREERRRSSLRRQTFFRRVLRAAFPLHLLFFTLLVLTGLLPMSEDHRSCTLANNLARSFYPTLRYIDGPPPT, from the exons ATGCTTACGTACTTTGACTCAAGTAATACTCCTTCCGCCACTGCGCAACAACCGATTAACACTTTAACTTGTCTGTTGcttcaggaggaggaggaggacgacgaCGACGCAGACGCCACAGTTGGACAAAcggcgaccggcag GGAGGAGAGGCGCCGTTCTTCCCTACGGCGCCAGACCTTCTTCCGCCGGGTTCTACGCGCCGCCTTCCCCCTGCACCTGCTCTTCTTCACCCTGCTGGTTCTGACTGGCCTGCTGCCTATGTCCGAAGACCACCGCAGCTGTACGCTGGCCAACAACTTGGCCCGCTCCTTCTACCCCACGCTCCGCTACATCGACGGCCCTCCGCCAACGTGA